Proteins from a genomic interval of Streptomyces sp. NBC_00820:
- a CDS encoding acetyl/propionyl/methylcrotonyl-CoA carboxylase subunit alpha, whose protein sequence is MRKVLIANRGEIAVRVARACRDAGIASVAVYADPDRDALHVRAADEAFALGGDTPATSYLDIEKVLNAARESGADAIHPGYGFLSENAEFAQAVLDAGLIWIGPPPQAIRDLGDKVAARHIAQRAGAPLVAGTSDPVSGADEVVAFAEEHGLPIAIKAAFGGGGRGLKVARTLEEVPELYDSAVREAVAAFGRGECFVERYLDRPRHVETQCLADKHGNVVVVSTRDCSLQRRHQKLVEEAPAPFLSDEQVAELYRASKAILKEAAYEGAGTCEFLVGQDGTISFLEVNTRLQVEHPVTEEVAGIDLVREMFRIADGEELGYGDPELRGHSFEFRINGEDPGRGFLPAPGTVTRFDAPSGPGVRLDAGVESGSVIGPAWDSLLAKLIVTGRTRKEALERAARALDEFQVEGMATAVPFHRVVVRDPAFAPELTGSADPFTVHTRWIETEFVNDIKPFTAPADVEADEDTGGRETVVVEVGGKRLEVSLPSSLGMSLARTGLAAGAKPKRRAAKKSGPVASGDTLASPMQGTIVKVAVEEGQEVKEGDLVVVLEAMKMEQPLNAHKAGTIKGLGAEVGASITSGAAICEIKD, encoded by the coding sequence GTGCGCAAGGTGCTCATCGCCAACCGTGGCGAAATCGCTGTCCGCGTTGCCCGGGCCTGCCGGGATGCCGGGATCGCGAGCGTGGCCGTATACGCCGACCCGGACCGGGACGCTCTGCACGTCCGCGCCGCGGATGAGGCGTTCGCCCTGGGCGGTGACACTCCGGCGACCAGTTACCTGGACATCGAGAAGGTGCTGAACGCCGCCCGCGAGTCCGGTGCGGACGCCATCCACCCCGGTTACGGCTTCCTCTCGGAGAACGCCGAGTTCGCTCAGGCGGTCCTGGACGCCGGTCTGATCTGGATCGGCCCGCCGCCGCAGGCCATCCGTGACCTCGGTGACAAGGTCGCCGCCCGGCACATCGCCCAGCGCGCCGGCGCGCCGCTGGTCGCCGGCACGTCCGACCCGGTGTCCGGCGCCGACGAGGTCGTGGCCTTCGCCGAGGAGCACGGCCTGCCGATCGCGATCAAGGCCGCCTTCGGCGGTGGCGGGCGCGGCCTGAAGGTCGCCCGCACCCTCGAAGAGGTCCCGGAGCTGTACGACTCCGCCGTCCGCGAGGCCGTCGCCGCCTTCGGCCGCGGCGAGTGCTTCGTCGAGCGCTACCTCGACCGGCCGCGCCACGTGGAGACGCAGTGCCTGGCCGACAAGCACGGCAACGTGGTCGTCGTCTCCACCCGTGACTGCTCGCTCCAGCGCCGCCACCAGAAGCTCGTCGAGGAGGCGCCCGCGCCGTTCCTGTCGGACGAGCAGGTCGCCGAGCTGTACCGCGCCTCCAAGGCCATCCTCAAGGAGGCCGCCTACGAGGGCGCCGGCACCTGTGAGTTCCTGGTCGGCCAGGACGGCACGATCTCCTTCCTGGAGGTCAACACCCGCCTCCAGGTCGAGCACCCGGTGACCGAGGAGGTCGCCGGCATCGACCTGGTCCGCGAGATGTTCCGTATCGCCGACGGCGAGGAGCTGGGCTACGGCGACCCGGAGCTGCGCGGCCACTCCTTCGAGTTCCGCATCAACGGCGAGGACCCGGGCCGCGGCTTCCTCCCGGCTCCCGGTACGGTCACCCGCTTCGACGCGCCGTCGGGCCCCGGTGTCCGGCTGGACGCGGGCGTGGAGTCCGGCTCGGTCATCGGCCCGGCCTGGGACTCCCTGCTCGCCAAGCTGATCGTCACCGGCCGCACCCGCAAGGAGGCCCTGGAGCGGGCCGCGCGCGCCCTGGACGAGTTCCAGGTCGAGGGCATGGCCACCGCCGTCCCGTTCCACCGCGTGGTCGTCCGGGACCCGGCGTTCGCCCCCGAGCTGACCGGCTCCGCCGACCCGTTCACGGTCCACACCCGCTGGATCGAGACCGAGTTCGTCAACGACATCAAGCCCTTCACCGCCCCCGCCGACGTCGAGGCGGACGAGGACACCGGCGGCCGTGAGACCGTCGTCGTCGAGGTCGGCGGCAAGCGCCTGGAGGTCTCCCTCCCGTCGTCGCTGGGCATGTCCCTGGCCCGCACCGGCCTCGCCGCCGGCGCCAAGCCGAAGCGCCGCGCCGCCAAGAAGTCCGGCCCCGTCGCCTCCGGCGACACCCTCGCCTCGCCCATGCAGGGCACCATCGTGAAGGTGGCGGTCGAGGAGGGCCAGGAGGTCAAGGAGGGCGACCTGGTCGTCGTCCTGGAGGCCATGAAGATGGAGCAGCCCCTCAACGCCCACAAGGCGGGCACCATCAAGGGCCTGGGTGCCGAGGTCGGCGCCTCCATCACGTCCGGCGCCGCGATCTGCGAGATCAAGGACTGA
- a CDS encoding gamma-glutamylcyclotransferase: MSLYAAYAGNLDARLMSRRAPHSPLRAIGWLNGWRLTFGGEQLGWEGALATLVEGPGAQVFVGLYDLTPADEESLDRWEGVGLGIYRRVRVRAHTLDGEEPAWAYVLNGYEGGLPSARYLGEIADAAESAGAPHDYVMELRKRPC; this comes from the coding sequence ATGTCGCTCTATGCCGCGTACGCCGGCAACCTCGACGCGCGGCTGATGTCCCGCCGCGCCCCGCATTCCCCGCTGCGCGCCATCGGCTGGCTGAACGGCTGGCGGCTGACCTTCGGGGGCGAGCAGCTGGGCTGGGAGGGCGCGCTGGCGACACTCGTCGAGGGGCCCGGGGCGCAGGTCTTCGTCGGTCTGTACGACCTCACGCCGGCGGACGAGGAGTCGCTGGACCGGTGGGAGGGCGTCGGCCTCGGCATCTACCGGCGCGTGCGGGTGCGCGCGCACACGCTGGACGGCGAGGAGCCGGCCTGGGCGTACGTCCTCAACGGCTACGAGGGCGGCCTGCCCTCGGCCCGCTACCTCGGAGAGATCGCGGACGCGGCCGAGTCCGCGGGGGCGCCCCACGACTATGTGATGGAACTCCGCAAACGCCCCTGCTGA
- a CDS encoding DeoR/GlpR family DNA-binding transcription regulator codes for MFAAERRQLILEMVRANGAVSLRELARVVQTSEVTVRRDVRALEAEGLLDRRHGGAVLPGGFTRESGFPQKSHLATAEKTAIADLAAGLVEEGEAIVVGAGTTTQELARRLARVPGLTVVTNSLLVAQALAHANRVEVVMTGGTLRGSNYALVGSGAEQSLQGLRVSKAFLSGSGLTAERGLSTSNMLSASVDRALVQAAAEVVVLADHTKLGTDTMFQTVPTDVITRLVTDEPPAHDDRAATELQALADQGVQIAVAGASGNHSAGEQGPAARQRGVPGPRRSQLPGAGLRSASVLGEQPAGTERGRVADLRRR; via the coding sequence GTGTTCGCTGCAGAACGTCGCCAATTGATCCTCGAAATGGTGCGAGCGAACGGGGCCGTGTCGCTCCGTGAACTCGCCCGCGTCGTCCAGACCTCCGAAGTGACCGTGCGGCGCGATGTGCGCGCACTGGAGGCAGAAGGACTCCTCGACCGCCGGCACGGCGGTGCGGTACTGCCGGGCGGATTCACGCGGGAGTCCGGCTTTCCGCAGAAGTCCCATCTCGCGACCGCGGAGAAGACGGCCATCGCCGACCTCGCCGCGGGCCTCGTCGAAGAGGGCGAGGCCATCGTGGTCGGGGCGGGTACGACCACGCAGGAGCTGGCCCGCCGGCTCGCGCGGGTACCCGGTCTGACCGTCGTCACCAACTCCCTCCTGGTCGCCCAGGCGCTCGCCCACGCCAACCGCGTGGAGGTCGTGATGACCGGCGGTACGCTGCGCGGCTCCAACTACGCGCTGGTCGGCTCCGGTGCCGAGCAGTCCCTGCAGGGGCTGAGGGTCTCGAAGGCCTTCCTCTCCGGCAGTGGCCTGACCGCCGAGCGCGGCCTGTCCACGTCCAACATGCTGTCGGCGTCCGTCGACCGCGCCCTCGTCCAGGCCGCCGCGGAGGTCGTGGTCCTCGCCGACCACACCAAGCTCGGCACCGACACGATGTTCCAGACGGTGCCGACCGACGTCATCACCCGCCTGGTCACCGACGAGCCGCCCGCGCACGACGACCGTGCCGCCACCGAGCTGCAGGCGCTCGCCGACCAGGGCGTGCAGATCGCTGTCGCGGGGGCCTCGGGAAACCACTCGGCGGGTGAGCAGGGGCCCGCGGCGCGTCAGCGGGGGGTGCCCGGGCCCCGGCGGAGTCAGCTGCCCGGGGCCGGGCTGCGGTCGGCCTCCGTACTGGGGGAGCAGCCCGCGGGCACCGAACGGGGGCGCGTCGCGGATCTGCGGCGCCGTTAG
- a CDS encoding NAD(P)H-quinone dehydrogenase: MGDVTRIVIIGGGPGGYEAALTAAQLGAEVTVVDCDGLGGASVLTDCVPSKTLIATAEVMTTFDSSYEELGIIVADDTPHVEQAARVVGVDLGKVNRRVKRLALAQSHDITASVTRAGARVMRGRGRLEGMQALDGSRKVVVTAADGTEETLVADAVLIATGGHPREVPDAQPDGERILNWTQVYDLTELPEELIVVGSGVTGAEFAGAYQALGSKVTLVSSRDRVLPGEDPDAAAVLEDVFRRRGMNVMARSRAQSAKRVGDRVEVTLADGRVISGSHCLMAVGAIPNSAGLGLEEAGVRLKESGHIWTDRVSRTSAPGVYAAGDVTGVFALASVAAMQGRIAMYHFLGDTVSPLNLKTVSSNVFTDPEIATVGYTQADVDAGKIEARAVKLPLLRNPRAKMQGIRDGFVKIFCRPGTGIVVGGVVVAPRASELIHPISIAVDNNLTVEQIANAFTVYPSLSGSIAEVARQLHGRKASAEA; encoded by the coding sequence ATGGGGGACGTGACTCGGATCGTGATCATCGGTGGCGGACCCGGCGGATACGAGGCGGCCCTCACGGCCGCCCAGCTCGGCGCGGAGGTGACCGTCGTGGACTGCGACGGTCTGGGCGGGGCGTCGGTGCTGACCGACTGCGTGCCGTCGAAGACCCTCATCGCCACGGCCGAGGTGATGACCACCTTCGACTCCTCCTACGAGGAACTGGGCATCATCGTCGCCGACGACACCCCGCACGTCGAACAGGCGGCCCGGGTGGTCGGCGTGGACCTCGGCAAGGTCAACCGCCGTGTGAAGCGCCTCGCGCTCGCCCAGTCGCACGACATCACCGCCTCCGTGACGCGGGCCGGCGCCCGGGTCATGCGCGGCCGCGGCCGGCTGGAGGGCATGCAGGCCCTCGACGGCTCCCGCAAGGTCGTCGTCACGGCCGCCGACGGCACCGAGGAGACCCTCGTCGCCGACGCCGTCCTCATCGCCACCGGCGGTCACCCGCGCGAGGTGCCCGACGCCCAGCCCGACGGTGAGCGCATCCTGAACTGGACGCAGGTCTACGACCTCACCGAGCTGCCGGAAGAGCTGATCGTGGTCGGCTCCGGCGTCACCGGCGCCGAGTTCGCCGGCGCCTACCAGGCGCTCGGCTCCAAGGTCACCCTGGTCTCCTCCCGCGACCGCGTGCTGCCGGGCGAGGACCCCGACGCCGCCGCCGTCCTGGAGGACGTCTTCCGGCGCCGCGGCATGAACGTCATGGCCCGCTCCCGCGCCCAGTCCGCCAAGCGGGTCGGCGACCGCGTCGAGGTCACCCTCGCCGACGGCCGCGTGATCAGTGGCAGCCACTGCCTCATGGCCGTCGGTGCCATCCCGAACAGCGCGGGGCTGGGGCTGGAGGAGGCCGGCGTCAGGCTGAAGGAGTCCGGGCACATCTGGACCGACCGGGTGTCGCGCACCAGCGCCCCCGGCGTCTACGCGGCCGGCGACGTCACCGGTGTCTTCGCCCTCGCCTCCGTGGCCGCGATGCAGGGGCGCATCGCGATGTACCACTTCCTCGGCGACACGGTGAGCCCGCTCAACCTCAAGACCGTCTCCTCGAACGTCTTCACCGACCCCGAGATCGCCACCGTCGGCTACACGCAGGCGGACGTCGACGCGGGCAAGATCGAGGCGCGGGCCGTGAAGCTGCCGCTGCTGCGCAACCCGCGCGCGAAGATGCAGGGCATCCGGGACGGCTTCGTGAAGATCTTCTGCCGTCCGGGCACCGGGATCGTCGTCGGCGGCGTGGTCGTCGCGCCGCGGGCGTCGGAACTCATCCACCCCATCTCGATCGCCGTCGACAACAACCTGACGGTCGAACAGATCGCGAACGCGTTCACGGTCTACCCGTCCCTCTCGGGGTCGATCGCCGAGGTGGCGCGCCAGCTGCACGGGCGCAAGGCGAGCGCGGAGGCCTGA